A stretch of DNA from Neochlamydia sp. AcF84:
TTTTTTGCCACCTTTCTTGTTCCCTAATTTGTCGATAGCATATATACACGGCTAATAACTTCTGAGGCTTATTGATATAAAAATTTTAAAATGAAAGTTAAACCCGCTGATTTTACAGGTGTGATTTAATATAAAAACAATAGGCAGCAACAAGCGTCGAGAAAACCTTTGCTTAAGAATCAACTTTCCTCAGATTGTTATGATATTAAAATTTTCATTTACAGCAGCTGCAGAGCTACTTTTTCCTTTCTTGATTTGAAATAGGCAAGCTTGCTAGCATTTGATGAATGTTATTAAAAATTGAGAAAAATAATGTCTAATTCTAAGGTCCTTACGGCCATCCGGCAAAGCATCCAGGCAGTTGAAAAGCTTTTATTACCTCATAATCAAGCTTTCCTGCAGCAGGCAGCTTCTTTGATTGCCGAGTGCTTTAGTCGGGGAAATAAACTGATTATTGCCGGAAATGGTGGTAGTTTATGTGATGCCGCACATTTTGCAGAGGAGCTTACAGGAGTTTTTCGGCAGACACGACCTGCTTTGCCAGCTCTTGTTTTGTCAGAGCCTGGTCATCTTACTTGCGTGGGAAATGATTTAGGTTATGAAAATATTTTTTCTCGGGGGATAGAGGCGTTGGGAAAGCCTGGCGATATATTTGTTGGCTTGACCACTAGCGGAAATTCTTTGAATATTGTTAAAGCTTTTGAAGCAGCTCGCCTCTATCAAATGCAAATAATCGCCTTCTTAGGAAAGACCGGCGGGCGGTTAAAAGGTATTGCAGATTTAGAAATAATTATTGATGGATTTGAAACCTCTGATAGAATTCAAGAGGCACACATGGCAGCTATCCATATCATCATTGAATTGGTAGAAAAT
This window harbors:
- a CDS encoding SIS domain-containing protein; translation: MSNSKVLTAIRQSIQAVEKLLLPHNQAFLQQAASLIAECFSRGNKLIIAGNGGSLCDAAHFAEELTGVFRQTRPALPALVLSEPGHLTCVGNDLGYENIFSRGIEALGKPGDIFVGLTTSGNSLNIVKAFEAARLYQMQIIAFLGKTGGRLKGIADLEIIIDGFETSDRIQEAHMAAIHIIIELVENRLFYSSASALGK